Sequence from the Ictalurus furcatus strain D&B chromosome 29, Billie_1.0, whole genome shotgun sequence genome:
CTTGTATTTATACCTGATCAGGTCTAAAGAATACATGGTTCCTTTTGTTAAAACTCATGAACAAGCAACACAGAACAGTGCGTCCATAGAAAGCTGAAGGTACTTTCCAGAAGACTTTCCAGAAGAACAGTTCCCATTGGAACGACACATCACCTTTCACTAGCTTTACTCATGACACACTATTGACGTACCATTTCTATTTATGTCACTTTGTTATATTTGAATGACTTCTGTATCCTTACAGAAAGACTGTTGCTTTTGTATGGTGGACAAATGAGACATTTGACGGCAATATTATTGATGTGTATTATAAAGACATTGTAAAAATCcatgaggaattttttttttttttttaaagttgagtatatctgttcatttatttactatGAAGTCATGTTTAAAGTGATAAATTATCGTATAATTCACATGATAAAACTTCTAGTTGAGTTATCAGTCATTTCTGGAAATCTAATACAGTAGTCTTACTGCATAAAGCTCCCTACACATTACTTATAAGCTAGTTATAAGCTATACAGTATGCTATGTGTTATAAATGATTTGTCAGTATCTCAAGTAATAACCAAATAGTTTACATATTTCAAGCAGTACACAAGCAGCTATAAGTATAAAAAGAGTCTGAGAAATGAACCTTTCATTGTTGAAAGTACAACTTTTCAATCAGTCTTTATTTTTAGTTAGCCAACTACACCTAGCCTAGATACAAACAGGAGTCATGCTAGCGTGATCTTTCAGGCGCGTATTTTCATGATAATGACACAGGTGTGAAACAAGACTTCAAATTCTTTTTGTGGACTGTGAGACACTTTActgattgtatttattttagacTATTTTGTCTGTATTGCATGTAAACGTGAtatttgagttgttttttttttatttggtacaGATAAACAATTCAGTTGTATTTACGTGGGTAAGTGATATTTCTACCTTGTTAAACTTCGGTTACAAACTAAAATTGATCCAAGGCAGAACAATAAATAGattttctttattatatatatattaaaaaataataatacattttaccGGACTGTTATGTAGTGGTTGTTATTCAGATAGATACATTTCTAACGTTActggtttttatttacactgtgTCATTTAAAAGTATTACAGCCAACTGCATCTGTGTGTTATCAGCATGATAATTAAACGAGATGTTGAAACATCAAGCAGCAGAAGACATGTTATGCCCAAAACACAGAACATTTATTagataaagaatataaaacaacaagAACAGCAACCCAAAATATTACTGCTAGCAATTTATATTGAATGTCTCAATAATAAATGATCGTCTAAAGATCATAGCATGAATACAGCATATGTAGATGTTTATGTGAACTATTAACAAAAATAGTAGCATATCCTCCATATTAAATCAGTACAGTGCAATGGAGCAGCATCagtagatccatccatccatcttctataccgcttatcctacagggtcgcggggaacccggagcctatcccagggagcgtgggcacaaggcggggtacacgctGGATAGGGTGCTattccatcacagggcactatcacatacatattcatacactatggacaatttggacatgccaatcagcatacaatgtatgtctttggacttggggaggaaactggaatacccGGAGTaagcccccgcagcacggggagaacatgcgaactacgcacacacagggcagcggaagaaatcaaacccccaaccctggtggtgtgaggcaaatgtgctagaGTCAGTAGATGTTTATGataaatatttctgaaaataatgtgtaaattaACAGAATATATCTAGTATTCCATAATTTGTCACATAGTTAAATGGATAAGCTGttctgtattattaatattattattattattgttattttgtaattaattaaacacacattttttcatatttcgTAGATGTGTACTGGATAATTTGATGAAACTATAATGACATGTACTGCACCATATCatgatatttattgaaaatgtcACTCTGTCTTATAGGTAATATTCCTATAATattgtgtgcatttttgtctgtacaCAGAaccttatttaacattttgaagggcagtttattttttaatctaagCGATAGATTGAtcagttgattaaaaaaaaaatcattttactcGTATATTTTATGCTGCTGGTTTCGAGTGTGCGCACAAATAGAAATTATACACTTCACTGATTGGCTGGATTTTattcaaaatgtgtttattgacACTTTCGCTCAGTTATACCAGGAATCCATGATGCGCCTCATGCTCATGAACCTCATGCCACCGTAGTCTCTGAAGTTCCTGTACTCTCCAGGCCTGAAGTACCACATCCTGCCTCTGTAGTGGGGATACTCGTACATGAGCCAGTGGCCGTCCATCACATGGCAGGACATGCAGCCGTTGGACCAGTGGTAACGATCCATGAAGGAATCGCAGTCGTCCGTCATCTCATACATCTGACCCATGAAGTTGTCCCTCTCGTAGATCCTCATTCTGTAGGATCCTCTGTGCTGTTTGGGAAGAGGACAAACACTGTCATTTTAGGGCAAAAACACTTCATGGGATATAGGCAtactaaaaaaatattacatgtaaTACCATACCATGGGGATCATGCGGCAGGACCTGATGCAGTTGTTTCCCCAGCCCCACATGTTCATGTAGTCAGCGTACTCGCCCCTCCTCATGAAATACTGGTTTCCCATGAAGTTGGGGCGGTCGTAGACCATCCAGCAGCCGCTCTCCACCCTGCAGGAGTGGCAGCGGCTCATGTAAGAGTGCATATCGGAACAATCACCGGTGCACTCATAGGAGCGCCCCATGAAGTTCCTGTCCTCATAGAAGATAACCTGTTTGGATCATGAGGATCACACTGAGTCAAGCAATTTTGTCCAAGCAAACACAGTAGCATTGTATGTTTACTAATATACTGTTACCTTGCCCATAGTCATGGTGACTGGTTTGGTTTGTTCAAGCTGTTTCCGACTGGTGAACTGACATCCTCTCTGCTTTAACCCTTGTATTTATACCTGACcaggactaaaaaaaaacctggcacTCATGTTGTGAAAACTCATGAATAAGCAAACGCGCACAATGGATCCATAGAGAGTTGAAGGGCTTTTGCTGTTCCATGTCTTTGCTATTCCTGTCTCCAGAAGACTTTAGAACGGTTCCTATTGTTAATATAACACATCAATACTTGTCAGTCTTTTGGTCTTACAGATGTACTATTTCTATTTTTGATTCTTTGTTAAATGagaatgagctctttttttttttttatgaagtctAGTAATGCTGCACTCTTTTCTCAATACATgacttatatactgtataaaatatgGGGTTATACATGTTTCATAAATAATGTTCATAAGTCTTACATCTTTTGTTAAGCAGTTAAAAAGcagcacaaataaaaaatatattttaaaaaaatcctttcgATCATAAAACCCACACATTTCAATGATATATGCATTTGTCTTTATGATTGCTACCTACTGTACCAATCTAAGCTAATTAACAAGCACAAGAGAGCTTAGCTTTGTATTAAGGtgcccttttttattaatattgtgCATGAGCAAAATATAAGgctttgatttgttttattagacattttattGATTAATTCTTAAttatatgttttgtgtgtgataTGACATGACCTGATTTTACATTTCATGACTGATATGAATGTTAATACATGTTATGGATATATAATTTGTTCTTGTATTAAGTTCTTTGAGTAAAACTAGCATATTTATGTCAAAGTGAGGGTTAAAAATGAGACATAAGCTGTTGcttaaagttaaaaaataattttaaaaaagcaccgTTTTTAGCATCGTGCCTGTAATAATAGTGGATCTTAGTAACCCAAACTAAATGTAGGGACAGTGTACACTTGAACATGCCACTGGGCTGATTGGTTTCAAATCTCCACACATCaatattgtacatttatttctgtCGATGAAAACAGCAAGTGAGCAAGCAGGTAAACATGATTCATGCAGAACCAAATCAGCAGAGTCCTGGtgttaaacaaaaaatgacaCTTGCCTCTGTgtgatttaacattttaatgtaaaaatagcTTCCGTTCAGTTGGCTACTGACTTGCTGACATCTTTCCAGCATCAAAACTCTTCTGTGGtgtgacttttatttttaaccgtatatgtatatatatatacatatatatatataataatataaaattatgcGACTTGCTTGAGGTCATAAGTACTTGGAACCCAAATACTGTTATAAATAACTTTTGTGCATGTTTTGGGGGAACTCATAACAAATGCCAACCTCCATTTACAGTTGGACAACCACAACTTGCCCCATGAGGCTTAATAGATCAGTGCTATGCAGCTGCTGCCTGTAATTAGCACAATGTTTTAAAAGCAACTCAAACTTTTTTCACCATGCCATGGGGCAGTTCCTCATCATTCATAATCCCACAATCCctcacacatttttattcattaattatacaaaacatttctttaatgCATTTCTGATGGCAAATTTGGTTTCAGTGTTCACGTTCCCTTAGAAGTACCTAATTTATAACagcccccccctcccccacacacacacacacttatgcaactacattattgtaagtttttttccccctataaaAGTTTCTGATGGTTTTtgactttatttgtatattttgcaACTGCACTTTAAAAGTGAGAAAAGAtctgatatgatttatcttagtgtcattttttttacttcacaaaaacctgccattgtAACAgtgggtgtgtagactttttatatccaccgtGTTTACAAAACGTATTTAAAATGTGTCCGACCATCTGTTTGTTTTACTAATGTGTAGTAAATGTTGTCGAATGTACGTGTTAAAGATTTCTCAAACTGAAACCTGCTGCCAGCTTGAAATAAAGAATTACACAATAGTTAATGCTGCGGTCATTTTTCAGTGATGTGTATGTTATATATGCTTTATAAAGTTCTTAAGTAATAATTATTGCTGATTTTGTTAAGTTCAGGAAATgacttttaaatgaacaattagAGAGGAACATCGGTGAGTTAGCCAGCTAATGTTTAACATGTCACGCAGCTACTGCAGCTGAGACAAAAGAAATGGTCTGGAAACAAATGTTTtagtaaatgttttaatttgagATACATTTTTCAGATTAATTGAATGAATTTTGatgaatgtttacatttcattttagctGCCTAATGAAGTGCACACTTCTTATCAAATTATATTCCATTTCCTGATCTAAGACCAATTAATGtggtttaaaggaaaaaaaaaagttaaaactgTCTTTAGTGGGAGAGAAATGATACAATTCACTGATTGGCTGGATTTTattcaaaatgtgtttattgacACTTTAGCTCAGTTATACCAGGAGTCCATGATGCGCCTCATGCTCATGAACCTCATGCCACCATAGTCTCTGAAGTTCCTGTACTCTCCAGGCCTGAAGTACCACATCCTGCCTCTGTAGTGGGGATACTCGTACATGAGCCAGTGGCCGTCCATCACATGGCAGGACATGCAGCCGTTGGACCAGTGGTAACGATCCATGAAGGAATCGCAGTCGTCCGTCATCTCATACATCTGACCCATGAAGTTATCCCTCTCGTAGATCCTCATTCTGTAGGATCCTCTGTGCTGTTTGGGAAGAGGACAAACACTGTCATTTTAGAGCAAAAACACTTCATGGGATATAGGTAtactaaaaaaatattacatgtaaTAACATACCATAGGGATCATGCGGCAGGACCTGATGCAGTTGTTTCCCCAGCCCCACATGTTCATGTAGTCAGCGTACTCGCCCCTCCTCATGAAATACTGGTTTCCCATGAAGTTGGTGCGGTCGTAGACCATCCAGCAGCCGCTCTCCACCCTGCAGGAGTGGCAGCGGCTCATGTAAGAGTGCATATCGGAACAATCACCGGTGCACTCATAGGAGCGCCCCATGAAGTTCCTGTCCTCGTAGAAGATAACCTGTTTGGATCATGAGGATCACACTGAGTTAATCCAAATGACTTGGGGGGTAAAAAAAAGCTTAATCTTGAATACTTACCTTGCCCATAGTCATGATTTCTGGTTTGGTTTGTTCAAACTGTTTCCAGATTGTGAACTGACATCCTGCTTGCTTTAACCCCTGCATTTATACCTGGCCAGGACTAAAGGATGGGACGGGACTcctattgtaaaaaaaaaaaaaaaaaaacctgaccaaGCAACACAGCAGAGAGGCCCATAGAGAGCTGAAGacctttcattttcagttgaaagAGACCTACAGAAATACTTAGAATGGTTTCCATTGGCAGCACAATAGATCTGTATATGTGACAGTTTTGTCGGTCTTTACATGCTATAGACATACTCACTTTACTTTCAAATGTAAGGTTGGTACTGAGCTATTTTCCTCTCTTTAACACTAATGAGTAGTTTTAAAACACATCCAAAGAGATAATGACATGAATTTAGCAATTTTCTGGCATTATGTAGAAGACTATTTACCCTTTACTGCACTATGTAGCTTTGTTCCCTGACACTAAAAGACATGGCTATGACTGTGTTTCCATTTATTAACCACTCCATTAACACGTTACATGATACAGTCCAGACCGAAGGATCCTCTAAACGTTTTTTCAGTTCTATGGAAAAACATCAACACCACCTTTAATATTATTTGATTGGAAGGATGTGGAAGGATATTGAAGGGTATTGTTGAAACTTGTGGTGTTGACTGCTGAGGGCTAAGATGTCTCAGCATTTATTTGGACATACTGTAGCATTCTCTCCATGGAGATAAAATAAGCACTGCATGATGCGAGAGAGTGCAATACAggaacttttttcccctcacagtaTGCCAAGTCTTTCACATATGTCTTTCGATATGTTTTGAGGTATTTGTTATGAGATGCAAAGGAAACAAATCAAACTCAGTTCAACGGGTTGGTCTGTCTTCCAGTAAAGAATTTAGATAGCATGTACGTTCCAAATTTTTACATATGGTACATCCCCACACTTTAGATGTAGTTAATTGTGGAAGTGCAAACTATTCAGTGCGTTTCGAATGGAGTTTCTATTCATGATACACATTAGTACACTTATTTACACAACAGGCAGAATTGCCATTGTAATACACTTCTTACAGACATAATTACCAACATAACATTTGATGGTAACTCTATGAAAGTAAATCGATAATTTTATATACTCCTAGTAATTGTAGCCTGAAGGATGATATGGTACTAAAGCCTTTAACATGGTTATTAATTAAGTAGATATTGGTCTCAATGTCTGTTATGGCAAGCAATATTAAAGGCTCTTTCTAGAATGGTATTCGAACTGTGTTTATTACCCATGAATTTACAGTTTCATAAAAAATCCACTTACTTCCACATTGAGCACATTTATTGAACCATTTTCGCTGAAAGGAAGTAGctctgtttgtgtttaaatcACATCTGTTTGGTTGGTAATAAAACGCTAATAGTGAAAAGTGAAAGCAGTGAGAATTGAGAGGTAAAATGAAACATGATGGTTTGCCAATTTGTAGTTTGGCTGAACTGATTAATTGCAGTAGGGTGGTACATTCGAATCATCTATGGTATGTCCATAACTGTGTCTTACATGATGACCTGGCCTGATCTTGACACACTTCTAAAGCTGTTTACTCTTGCTCAACTTCTGCTTCGACGTCCTGCACTCCTGACTCATTTTCTGCTCTtgtggatggtcccacatggtCCCCCAAAACAGATTATGCTCAAGATtcacccttgcttcagtggaaAATCTGACCTGGGTATTGTTAGATTTGTACCAAAGAGCTGCTGAAGTAAGCCTTAAAACTGCCCTCTGCTCATCCTAGGTCTCatacataatatattaaaaCTGAACATTGACACACATAGCACCCTTTTACacatgtatactgtaatgatgaATAATCTGACTATCCGTTGTCCTGAAGAAAAGAATGATTTCCCTTTTGAGGGAAATCATTTCCCCCCCGGCTTTCCTCTGGCTTGCTTATTAGGGATTTAAATCTACATCCACGTTTCTCTAAAGCGGCTTTGTGACAACGTCTATCGTTAAAAGCGCCGTCCAAGTGCACTATTTTGGACGTtttactatattacactatattacagcCATCATTTCCAAAATGGCAGTGCCAAAATTCAACAATCCCGCTCAATTTTATGAATTTCTCATCGTTCTTATACAGAACTGTTTACACACCATTGCATTAATATGACAAAGTAAATACAGAAGAGCCATATGTCAACTCCTCACATTCAAGACTTTctacatcatatttatttaaacctggAGAGATTCCCATATGTCTGCATATTTGGGCTTAGTCATAATCTTGACTCATTTTGTCAGACTATCGATAGCATTTTCGGAGGCCTTCTGTCATCCACCCTGCAGTCCAGTGACTGTAAACAGCCCGGAGCAGGCTGTAAACTGAATTTGAGTGAGATGGATGACAACAAATCGGCATCATCCTACTCCAGAAACACCAAAACGACTGTTTACATACCTGTACGTGGAGAGACAGTCACTcgttcattcatattcattcatggactgtgaaagactgtgtgtgagtATCAGGGCATACtgacatagcaaaaaaaaaaaaatgtctcgaTTGAAGCTCCTCAGATGCGAGACCAGTTTTTCCGCTAGCTCTATAATGACCAAGGTCGGGTGTTAAGTGAGTTAAGCTGCTCCCTGAGTGGCGCTTTTTTCCCCTCGAGCTGGTCTGACTGTGCGTTTTAACACACTCATCTGTCTTTATGTGAAGACACATGAGTGTTAAGAGTGGATGAAAGGCAGCAGTCAGCGACACCGAGAGACTTAAAGATAATCACTGCATTCCCTCAGGAACTGCTAGGGAAGAACCTGTTCCTACCAGGATTCAATAaagggtgcgtgtgtgtgtgtgtgcatcagaaGGTCAGAAAATCAAGCTGTGACTGCTAGTTGCAAATACATCCCAGCTGATCCTGGTGTAAATTTATTATCCTCCCCTTTAGATCAATAAAACACATGCTTAGTGGatgagtaaatgtgtgtgtgtgtgtgtgattgtgcttcTTGTAGTGTAtggagatatttttttttttgcagtaaacCTGAATAAATTGGTGTGAGTAGAAATCTTTCCCATCTGTTAGCTC
This genomic interval carries:
- the LOC128604224 gene encoding gamma-crystallin M2-like; this translates as MRIYERDNFMGQMYEMTDDCDSFMDRYHWSNGCMSCHVMDGHWLMYEYPHYRGRMWYFRPGEYRNFRDYGGMRFMSMRRIMDSWYN
- the LOC128604041 gene encoding gamma-crystallin M2-like gives rise to the protein MTMGKVIFYEDRNFMGRSYECTGDCSDMHSYMSRCHSCRVESGCWMVYDRTNFMGNQYFMRRGEYADYMNMWGWGNNCIRSCRMIPMHRGSYRMRIYERDNFMGQMYEMTDDCDSFMDRYHWSNGCMSCHVMDGHWLMYEYPHYRGRMWYFRPGEYRNFRDYGGMRFMSMRRIMDSWYN